In a genomic window of Roseiflexus castenholzii DSM 13941:
- a CDS encoding DUF4129 domain-containing protein gives MSQWMRWRLAGWLIVTLGALTLLAAALPSVRLEPGKPFPYDLFTPPALGRPSAPVSFGSMEWVGIAVLALGVFVVVMMIFSRDFRRWLVRNLPIYLLVMLTVYLLMANLQPPLFEPRSAPGQVAGASNQPAEIPDIVVPPDLVTNPPAWLVSIISLTMAAGMVLAVWWIVRRFPKRAATTIGEEIAASAQAALRDLEAGGDVRDAVTRCYVEMMRLLHTERGIVRDPDMTAREFEQRLARTGLAATHIRRLTRLFEAVRYSPRAPGPREAREAEACLREIVDVYQSHGGER, from the coding sequence ATGTCGCAATGGATGCGCTGGCGCCTGGCAGGGTGGCTGATCGTCACGCTCGGTGCGCTGACGTTGCTCGCGGCTGCGCTGCCCTCGGTGCGTTTGGAGCCGGGTAAGCCGTTCCCGTATGATCTGTTTACGCCTCCTGCGCTGGGGCGTCCATCCGCTCCTGTCAGTTTCGGCAGTATGGAATGGGTGGGAATCGCTGTGCTCGCGCTGGGGGTGTTCGTTGTTGTGATGATGATCTTCTCGCGCGATTTCCGGCGCTGGCTGGTGCGCAACCTGCCGATCTATCTGCTCGTGATGCTGACGGTCTACCTGCTCATGGCGAACCTGCAACCGCCGCTCTTCGAGCCGCGCAGCGCTCCGGGGCAGGTGGCCGGCGCGTCCAATCAGCCAGCGGAAATCCCAGACATTGTTGTTCCGCCCGACTTAGTGACCAATCCCCCAGCGTGGCTGGTCAGCATCATTAGCCTGACGATGGCAGCGGGTATGGTGCTGGCGGTCTGGTGGATCGTGCGGCGTTTCCCGAAACGCGCCGCCACGACCATTGGAGAAGAGATTGCTGCCAGCGCGCAGGCTGCTCTGCGCGACCTCGAAGCGGGCGGCGATGTGCGTGATGCGGTTACGCGCTGCTACGTCGAGATGATGCGTCTGCTGCACACGGAACGTGGGATCGTGCGCGATCCCGATATGACGGCGCGCGAGTTCGAACAGCGCCTGGCGCGCACCGGACTTGCAGCGACCCATATTCGGCGCCTGACACGACTGTTTGAGGCAGTGCGCTACAGCCCGCGCGCCCCTGGTCCGCGTGAGGCGCGCGAAGCGGAGGCATGTCTGCGGGAGATCGTCGATGTCTATCAGTCGCATGGCGGCGAGCGCTGA
- the hisZ gene encoding ATP phosphoribosyltransferase regulatory subunit, producing the protein MGSNIDTVRGMRDVLPSEAAAQTAAAAAIERVLAAWGYEPVDLPIIEYRDLYLRKLGEELVGKVYEFNFNGRDLALRPEWTASVLRAYVGRMQDQPLPLRLRYAGPVFRNERPQRATYRQFTQVGVELIGGAAPRADAECLALACEGLAAAGVTHFTVRIGHIGLIRSLLAALGLSERAQGRLAWRLERLREHGAAAVRAEFDAPATALPLDPALLDGIDDQRAEALLLHALREIGVNLRFGTRPPEAIVGRLVRKLRRSESRDQIDRALQMLERLCRVEGDPNEAFGAAEEMLRDYAVTGLDELRAILRLAAAHGVALDRVRLDFGLGRGLHYYTGMIFEIYAGDGLQLCGGGRYDDLVSALGGRQPTPAVGFAYGLERVVAVASPVAAPSRPPVALVVATDDDVYPYALEVARLLRLRGHTAMTDVRMRGISGNLRDAARRGVRFVVVVGADECAQRCVVWRDLERHEEYRIALGDIPQAKE; encoded by the coding sequence GTGGGATCGAATATCGATACTGTGCGCGGCATGCGCGACGTACTGCCGTCCGAGGCGGCGGCGCAGACGGCGGCGGCGGCGGCAATCGAACGTGTGCTGGCTGCCTGGGGGTACGAACCCGTCGATCTGCCAATTATCGAGTATCGTGATCTCTATCTGCGCAAACTTGGCGAAGAACTGGTCGGGAAAGTCTACGAGTTCAATTTCAACGGGCGCGATCTGGCGCTGCGCCCGGAATGGACGGCGTCGGTGCTGCGCGCCTATGTGGGGCGCATGCAGGACCAACCGCTGCCGCTGCGCCTGCGCTATGCCGGTCCGGTCTTTCGCAACGAACGACCCCAACGCGCTACCTATCGGCAGTTCACCCAGGTCGGCGTCGAATTGATCGGCGGCGCGGCGCCACGCGCCGATGCCGAATGCCTGGCGCTGGCGTGCGAAGGTCTGGCTGCTGCTGGTGTGACGCATTTCACGGTGCGGATCGGTCATATCGGACTTATTCGCTCGCTGCTTGCCGCTCTTGGATTGAGTGAACGCGCGCAGGGCCGGCTGGCGTGGCGGCTCGAACGGTTGCGTGAGCATGGAGCGGCAGCAGTGCGCGCAGAGTTCGATGCGCCTGCTACGGCACTGCCGCTCGATCCGGCGCTGCTGGACGGGATCGACGATCAGCGCGCCGAAGCCCTGCTCTTGCACGCGCTGCGTGAGATCGGGGTCAATCTCCGTTTCGGAACCCGCCCTCCGGAGGCGATTGTTGGCCGCCTGGTGCGGAAGTTGCGCCGGAGTGAGTCCCGCGATCAGATCGATCGGGCGTTACAGATGCTTGAGCGTCTGTGTCGGGTCGAAGGCGACCCGAACGAAGCGTTTGGCGCGGCAGAGGAGATGCTGCGTGATTATGCGGTGACCGGTCTCGACGAATTGCGCGCGATCCTGCGCCTGGCAGCGGCGCATGGCGTGGCGCTGGATCGGGTGCGGCTCGATTTTGGCCTGGGCCGTGGGTTACACTATTACACCGGTATGATCTTTGAAATCTATGCTGGCGATGGTTTGCAGTTGTGTGGCGGCGGACGGTACGACGATCTGGTGAGCGCACTGGGCGGACGCCAACCAACCCCTGCCGTCGGTTTTGCCTATGGTCTGGAACGAGTGGTGGCGGTTGCATCACCGGTCGCTGCACCGTCCCGCCCGCCGGTTGCGCTGGTGGTCGCAACGGACGATGATGTCTACCCCTACGCGCTGGAAGTGGCGCGGCTGTTGCGGTTGCGTGGGCACACAGCGATGACCGACGTGCGGATGCGCGGTATCAGCGGCAATCTGCGCGATGCCGCGCGTCGCGGGGTGCGGTTTGTCGTCGTGGTTGGCGCGGACGAATGCGCGCAACGCTGCGTCGTCTGGCGTGATCTGGAGCGCCACGAGGAGTATCGCATCGCATTGGGCGATATTCCGCAGGCGAAGGAGTAG